The DNA window agaaacaaccatcagacaagacgACATCCttaaagcctcagctggaggagaggaaccaatcagaacagtgatgactaagggagtggctggcattgggaaaaccatcttaacacagaagttcactctggactgggctgaagacaaagaccaccaggacatacagttcacatttccattcaccttcagagagctgaatgtgctgagagagaagaagttcagcttggtgggacttgttcatcacttcttcagtgaaaccagagcagcaggaatctgcaggtttgaagagttccaggttgtgttcatctttgacggtctggatgagtgtcgacttcctctggacttccacaacaatgagatcctgactgatgtcacagagtcggcctcagtggatgtgctcctcacaaacctcatcagggggaagctgcttccctctgctcgcctctggatcaccacacgacctgcagcagccaatcagatccctcctgagtgtgttggcatggtgacagaggtcagagggttcactgacccccagaaggaggagtacttctgGAAGAGGTTCAGCGATGAGCAGCAGGcaagcaggatcatctctcacatcaagaactcacgaagcctccacatcatgtgccacatcccagtcttctgctggatcactgctacagttcaggaggaggtgttgaagaccagagagggaggagagctgcccaagaccctgactgagatgtacatccacttcctggtggttcagtccaaagtgaagaaggtcaagtacgatggaggagctgagacggatccacactggagtccaaaaagcaggaagatgatcaaatctctgggaaaactggcctttgatcagctgcagaaaggcaacctgatcttctatgaatccgacctgacagagtgtggcatcgatatcagagcagcctcagtgtactcaggagtgttcactcagatcttcagagaggagagaggattgTACCAAGACAAGGTGTTCTCCTTCGTCCATCtaagtgttcaggagtttctggctgctcttcatgtccacctgaccttcttcagctctcgtgtcaatctgctgtcagaagaacaaaaaacctccctggtgtctaaagtctttagagacaaacctaaaccaaagcgtctctaccagagtgctgtggacgaggccttacagagtcctaatggacacctggacttgttcctccgcttcctcctgggtctttccctggagaccaatcagactctcctaagaggtctgctgacacagacaggaagtcgctcacagaccaatcaggagacagtccagtacatcaagaagaagatcagtgaggatgtgtctccagagaaaagcatcaatctgttccactgtctgaatgaactgaatgatgtttctctagtggaggagatccaacagtcccttagatcaggacgtctctccacagataaactgtctcctgctcagtggtcagctctggtcttcatcttactgtcatcagaagatctggaggtgtttgacctgaagaaatactctgcttcagaggaggctcttctgaggctgctgccagtggtcaaagcctccaacaaagttctgtaagtacagagagagttaattcatacatcagaacttaaatatgctgacatcttttatacttactgcttattcttcatccttctcttcagactgagtcgctgtaacctctcagagagaagctgtgacactctgtcctcagtcctcagctcccagtcctctagtctgaaagagctggatctgagtaacaaccacctgcaggattcaggagtgaagctgctttctgctggactggagagtccacactgtgacctggagactctcaggtcagattaagttagtttgtcttcaatgatgcGTCTAGGGAACTCTGGAACCATAGGATCTAATCTTAGAGACAAAACTTGGGGCTAAAAGTCTTTTTTGTGAAGTAATATCtgtttttccatcacatcacaagaaccttgtagacaagacatatttactacatagtagcttgaaaatagaccgtctgaaacacaatgttctttcacgataaaacatcacatgttcatcccgttgttcctgttattcaggctttataatgtcctgtttcatacaatgaatgaatgaaaatcagaggtgggaagagactgaagattttaatgtgtgtctctacagtgatgatctgctgagtgatggttgattatttctgatttgatgaagattcattccacatttacactcactttgttctctctttctttctatggaaggagtcaaaaggaggatagagaagcctaactttgaactaataaacaacaataaatatccctgcctcatcctgatattaataccacagtaattcctgtaaacagtagagcacaataaacctccttgttctatgtagaacaaaaataattgtaaacactttcactgaacatgttttttcatgttcttaCTGATCgtattttagtccaaactcatcatcagaggatttaatatgaatacaaatgttatttttcttgtttattgttgtctcttcagactgagtggctgtaacctctcagagagaagctgtgacgctctgtcctcagttctcagctcgcagtcctctagtctgagagagctggagctgagtaacaaccacctgcaggattcaggagtgaagctgctttctgctggattgaagagtccacactgtgaactggagactctcaggtcaggattcaattaaagtccacttggtgtctttatttacatccatggtacatttctgaccttcataagattctttctgcttgcgtgatttaaatcaaatatgtattttccaactatttccataaaatgtgtttattttcaatataatgtaaatatttgacattctaGAGTTAGCAGTAATGTTATCAGGCTGTTGAtttacattagtgggtgtttagttgtgactggaaaccagtcagtaaccatgttaatgtgacccctctgtacctgatagtatctcaatactgcagtgaccttccagccctcacagcttcctcagatcatgtgacatgtgtcttattttgtgtgtctgcaggctgtcaggctgtctgatcacagaggaaggctgtgcttctctggcctcagctctgagctccaacccctcccatctgagagagctggacctgagctacaatcatccaggagactcaggagtgaagctgctgtctgctggactggaggatcctcactggagactggagactctcaggta is part of the Gasterosteus aculeatus chromosome 21, fGasAcu3.hap1.1, whole genome shotgun sequence genome and encodes:
- the LOC144390238 gene encoding uncharacterized protein LOC144390238 encodes the protein MKSNRSMGLPLVFKDVGPSVDARSHQQRGKSPEPRCVSMKSDRSKGRLINFKDGRRSYDPEEDQESSEVPTGPSAQQHQTHLDSIFMLLEENILTFVKNELKKIQKFMSSDYPECVEKEHEEVLDEEQRRFSEAFVKISVHFLRRMKQEELAERLQSRLLAAVCQRELKSNLKKKFQCVFEGIAKAGNPTLLNEIYTELYITEGGTAEVNEEHEVRQIETASRRPARPETTIRQDDILKASAGGEEPIRTVMTKGVAGIGKTILTQKFTLDWAEDKDHQDIQFTFPFTFRELNVLREKKFSLVGLVHHFFSETRAAGICRFEEFQVVFIFDGLDECRLPLDFHNNEILTDVTESASVDVLLTNLIRGKLLPSARLWITTRPAAANQIPPECVGMVTEVRGFTDPQKEEYFWKRFSDEQQASRIISHIKNSRSLHIMCHIPVFCWITATVQEEVLKTREGGELPKTLTEMYIHFLVVQSKVKKVKYDGGAETDPHWSPKSRKMIKSLGKLAFDQLQKGNLIFYESDLTECGIDIRAASVYSGVFTQIFREERGLYQDKVFSFVHLSVQEFLAALHVHLTFFSSRVNLLSEEQKTSLVSKVFRDKPKPKRLYQSAVDEALQSPNGHLDLFLRFLLGLSLETNQTLLRGLLTQTGSRSQTNQETVQYIKKKISEDVSPEKSINLFHCLNELNDVSLVEEIQQSLRSGRLSTDKLSPAQWSALVFILLSSEDLEVFDLKKYSASEEALLRLLPVVKASNKVLLSRCNLSERSCDTLSSVLSSQSSSLKELDLSNNHLQDSGVKLLSAGLESPHCDLETLRLSGCNLSERSCDALSSVLSSQSSSLRELELSNNHLQDSGVKLLSAGLKSPHCELETLRLSGCNLSERSCDALSSVLSSQSSSLRELDLSNNHLQDSGVKLLSAGLKSPHCELETLRLSGCLITEEGCASLASALSSNPSHLRELDLSYNHPGDSGVKLLSAGVEDPHWRLETLRVEPDGVRWLRPGLRKYSCELTIDTNTVNKQLKVSDNNRKVTRVKEDQSHPDHPDRFDFYPQLLCRTGLTGRCYWEVEWRGRVNVSVSYRGIQRKGDSLDCLFGHNDLSWSLICSDGGYYVYHNKRETHITSSSSTSSSSSSGRVAVYVDCPAGSLSFYRVSSDTLIHLHTFSTTFTEPLHPGFGFWSPGCSVSLCPLQEGESPPGGEPSSLLTT